The following are from one region of the Bradyrhizobium septentrionale genome:
- a CDS encoding aspartate:alanine exchanger family transporter, whose amino-acid sequence MGTVRWMITTAPEIFLLLSIAIGTVLGRVKIRGFSIGTTACILVVAVLIGQLGTFTFPSVLRVLLFSLFVFTIGYRSGPEFFASLSIRTLAQVGMALVLGSTGLILVLIFAFTFKLDPGTASGLAAGGLTQSSIIGTASGALAQVGLSSDALKQQEANIAAGYAVTYVLGYILTLLYVPFVAPKLMRIDLKAEAAKLEAELSGGNPPQSENLHYRKFQARAYRVLAAAGRTVKDVEEEIGSRTVVERIVRQGADIEPRLDTILEPGDDIVVAGRTAALVAAKPVIGNEIDADEILKAIPGNVIDVLVDSRHLHGRSIKEIAERVGNDARGVYLRTLTRMGREVPLGPDTRVYVGDVMTLVGSTRNIERAATKVGQILRSGDRADIAFLATGIAAGLLAGLVSFRVGGIPLTLGGGGGALIAGLVCGWLRSRRPTIGALPRAAQQTLSDLGLGGFIAAVGLGNGAAAWAAIQAHGALLVGMGLVVTLVPLIVATLFARYVLHMNPVITCGALAGAMTVDAAVTGACEVAESQTPVLGVAVPYAIGNVVLTVLGPIIVALTYTG is encoded by the coding sequence ATGGGTACCGTCAGGTGGATGATCACCACCGCTCCGGAAATCTTCCTGCTGCTTTCGATCGCCATCGGCACGGTGCTGGGCCGAGTCAAGATTCGTGGTTTCTCGATCGGAACGACAGCCTGCATACTGGTGGTGGCCGTTCTCATTGGTCAGCTCGGGACCTTTACATTCCCGTCGGTGCTGCGCGTGCTTCTGTTCAGCCTGTTTGTGTTCACGATCGGCTACCGGTCCGGCCCCGAATTCTTCGCCTCCTTGAGCATCCGCACCCTGGCGCAGGTCGGCATGGCGCTCGTGCTCGGCAGCACAGGCCTCATCCTCGTTTTGATATTTGCATTCACGTTCAAGCTCGATCCGGGCACGGCCTCGGGACTTGCCGCCGGTGGGCTGACGCAATCTTCCATCATCGGCACGGCGTCCGGAGCGCTCGCGCAGGTCGGCCTGTCCAGTGATGCTTTGAAGCAGCAGGAAGCAAACATCGCAGCCGGATACGCCGTCACCTATGTCCTCGGCTATATTCTCACGCTCCTGTACGTGCCGTTTGTCGCACCGAAACTGATGCGGATCGATTTGAAGGCGGAGGCGGCGAAGCTAGAGGCGGAGCTTTCCGGCGGCAACCCGCCACAGAGTGAAAATCTCCACTATCGCAAATTCCAGGCGCGCGCGTACCGGGTATTGGCCGCCGCGGGACGCACGGTCAAGGACGTCGAAGAGGAAATTGGCAGCCGCACTGTCGTCGAGCGAATCGTGCGGCAGGGAGCCGATATCGAGCCGCGCCTCGACACCATTCTCGAACCCGGCGACGACATCGTCGTCGCCGGGCGAACCGCTGCCCTCGTCGCGGCAAAGCCGGTCATCGGCAACGAAATCGATGCCGACGAAATCCTGAAGGCAATCCCGGGCAACGTGATCGACGTCCTCGTCGACAGCCGCCATCTCCATGGCCGATCGATCAAGGAGATCGCTGAACGCGTCGGCAACGACGCCCGCGGCGTCTATCTCCGCACGCTGACCAGGATGGGCCGCGAGGTCCCGTTGGGCCCGGACACCCGCGTCTATGTCGGGGACGTCATGACGCTCGTCGGCAGCACTCGCAACATCGAGCGCGCCGCCACGAAGGTCGGGCAGATCCTGCGCTCCGGCGACCGCGCCGACATCGCCTTTCTCGCAACCGGCATCGCCGCGGGCCTCCTCGCGGGTCTCGTCAGCTTCAGGGTCGGCGGCATCCCGCTGACCTTGGGCGGCGGCGGCGGCGCGCTGATCGCTGGCCTCGTCTGCGGCTGGCTGCGGTCGCGCCGGCCGACCATCGGAGCGTTACCACGCGCGGCACAGCAGACACTGAGCGATCTCGGGCTCGGTGGCTTCATCGCAGCAGTCGGCCTCGGCAACGGAGCCGCGGCCTGGGCTGCGATACAGGCGCACGGGGCCTTGCTGGTGGGCATGGGCTTGGTCGTCACGCTCGTGCCGCTGATCGTCGCGACGCTGTTTGCGCGCTATGTGTTGCACATGAATCCGGTCATCACCTGTGGGGCGCTGGCTGGCGCCATGACCGTCGATGCTGCGGTGACCGGAGCCTGCGAAGTCGCCGAGAGTCAGACCCCAGTACTCGGCGTCGCAGTGCCCTACGCCATCGGCAATGTCGTCCTGACCGTACTCGGCCCGATCATCGTGGCGCTCACTTATACCGGCTGA